From Polyodon spathula isolate WHYD16114869_AA chromosome 26, ASM1765450v1, whole genome shotgun sequence, one genomic window encodes:
- the LOC121300974 gene encoding hemoglobin subunit alpha-1-like — protein sequence MGILTQDDKQNIRDVWAKISEKPEDNGKAIIIRLFVDHPETKKYFDHFKNVKTREELEVMPRVKVHGKRVMNALNQIVENMDDWGAVVGILTPMVERHKDVHKVGVHNFKLLFETIINVYQDALGASFTPPICESWNKVFNLFFDFMEAFYTNTSES from the exons ATGGGTATTCTTACACAAGATGACAAGCAAAACATCAGAGACGTTTGGGCGAAGATCTCTGAGAAGCCAGAAGACAACGGAAAAGCAATTATTATACG GCTATTCGTTGACCACCCAGAAACCAAGAAGTATTTTGATCACTTCAAGAACGTCAAGACCAGGGAGGAACTGGAGGTGATGCCCCGTGTCAAAGTCCACGGAAAGAGGGTCATGAATGCACTCAACCAGATCGTTGAGAACATGGATGACTGGGGGGCAGTTGTTGGAATCCTTACTCCGATGGTAGAGAGGCATAAGGATGTGCACAAAGTCGGAGTTCACAATTTCAAG CTGTTGTTTGAAACGATTATTAACGTTTATCAAGATGCTTTGGGAGCCTCCTTCACACCCCCAATCTGCGAGTCCTGGAACAAAGTCTTCAACCTGTTCTTTGACTTCATGGAAGCTTTCTACACAAACACCAGCGAGTCGTAA